DNA from Victivallaceae bacterium:
TGGTCAGATGATTCAATGAGATAAATGGTAGCGGATAACGGAAACAGTAATCATTTTCATCTTTCCAAAAGACTTTTCTCGGTCTTAAAATTCCTGCATATTCTCCGATAAACTGCCATTTTGCGATCCTATCTTTTGCAAAAACACCATATCCGATATGCGGACCGGTCCAGCAAAGAGCCAAAGAGTTCATTAATTGCCCGATTAAATCTTTTTTATGAAATTTACCGAGCCATAACGCTAAAGGATCAATAAGTCCTTTGGTATACGCTTTAGCATAAAGTTTTTTTACTTTACGCTCGGTTTTCCAATTAATGTATTTTAGGGACGGAATAAATTTAAAGTTCAGTAATTTTTCGATTCTTTCAATGGATAGCTCTTTGGTTTCCAGGACATTGTTATTGAAAGAGAGTTTAATTTTCACGTTAAATGCAGATTGTAGTCTTATCCTTTCGGAAGTCAAATCCTATTTCAATCGAAGAAGTTTTTCAATGCTTTTTCGTTAGAACATTCAAAATAGCAAGGCAATGAAATTGTATGTTGTTCCGCAATGGTAATTTTGATAGGAAGTTCTTTAGTATAGCTTAAAACGGTTTCAAGAGCTTTTTTTCTAGAGTTGCATTCCTCCGAAAGATGAGCTAGGTAGACTTGTCGTAATTGCGGACCCGCAATGATTTGAAGTATTTTTCCGCAATCTTCATTAGATAAATGACCCATCTTACTGAGAATTCTGTTTTTATGAACAGTAGATCTGTTGCTATTATGTACCATAGCGACATCGTGATTTGATTCGAGATAGAGATAATCGCATCCTAAAAGTCCTTGTTTCACGGGAGGAGTAATATGTCCCAAATCCGTACAAATGCCTATTTTAAATTTTCCGGTTTCAATAACGAATCCGACTGGATCTATTGCATCATGACAAGTGTTGAAACTTTTAATTCGAAGATCTCGAAAATCGAAATATGAACCAGTAGAAAATATTTTAAACTTAGGTAAAAAATCCAGTTGATTGTACACCGCTTGTGCGGTTTCCAAATTGGTTATGACGGGTACATCGAAAGCTTTGATGAAAGTTTTTAATCCGGAAATGTGATCCCAATGTTCATGAGAAATAAAGACGGCGTCGATTTCTTCGGGAACAACGGCAATTGCTTGTAACCGTTCGATTAAACCAGTTTTGGTTATTCCGAGATCGATAAGGATTTTGGTATTTTCGATACCTAAGTAGAGACAGTTGCCTTTAGATCCGGAAGCAAGGGGACAAAATCCTATCATTGTTTCAATTTTCGTTTAACCGGCCGATAATTTTTCTGGGTTTTGCTCCCTCAGAGGGTCCAATAATTCCGGCCGATTCAAGTTGATCCATCAGACTTGCGGCTCTTGCATAGCCGATGCGTAATTTCCTCTGAAGGAAAGTTGTTGAGGCATTTCCGGTGGACAATACGATTCCCGTAGCCTCACGGAATAAAGGATCACTACTTGATGGATCTTTTACTTCATCAAAAGAACGTTCAAAGGAAGGTATGATATATTCCAACGGCATTTTTGAGCATAGATCTTTGATAATTTTATTTATATCCTCATCTTTAACATAAGCACCTTGGGCTCTGATTGTACCGAAATGATTAGGTGCCAATAAGAGCATGTCTCCGTTCCCCATCAAATTTTCGGCTCCAGGCTCATCTATAATGATTTGGCTATTGACGCGATTCGAAACCTTAAAAGATATTCTTGACGGAAAATTGGCTTTGATAAGTCCCGTAATTACTTCTCTTGA
Protein-coding regions in this window:
- a CDS encoding MBL fold metallo-hydrolase, which encodes MIGFCPLASGSKGNCLYLGIENTKILIDLGITKTGLIERLQAIAVVPEEIDAVFISHEHWDHISGLKTFIKAFDVPVITNLETAQAVYNQLDFLPKFKIFSTGSYFDFRDLRIKSFNTCHDAIDPVGFVIETGKFKIGICTDLGHITPPVKQGLLGCDYLYLESNHDVAMVHNSNRSTVHKNRILSKMGHLSNEDCGKILQIIAGPQLRQVYLAHLSEECNSRKKALETVLSYTKELPIKITIAEQHTISLPCYFECSNEKALKNFFD
- a CDS encoding SET domain-containing protein, which translates into the protein MKIKLSFNNNVLETKELSIERIEKLLNFKFIPSLKYINWKTERKVKKLYAKAYTKGLIDPLALWLGKFHKKDLIGQLMNSLALCWTGPHIGYGVFAKDRIAKWQFIGEYAGILRPRKVFWKDENDYCFRYPLPFISLNHLTIDSEESGNLTRFINHSDNPNAESIGVFHNGIFRVIIRATKDITVGEEITYHYGPLYWKHRKKFPELTPK